A genome region from Brassica oleracea var. oleracea cultivar TO1000 chromosome C2, BOL, whole genome shotgun sequence includes the following:
- the LOC106324365 gene encoding uncharacterized protein LOC106324365, which yields MWIAHLDRLPTRSRLASWGLNTPTTCCLCDTHLESRDHLLLHCEISEQLWNLVLHRLGYRSFYFHTWTALSEWLSISDQTCPPLLRKLSVHAVIYSLWTERNRRLHDGTAVTPATLFKLLDRFIRDALLGHRKQRAFQPLMRLWLQYE from the coding sequence ATGTGGATTGCTCATCTGGATCGCCTCCCCACAAGGAGCCGTCTTGCCAGTTGGGGTCTAAACACTCCAACAACCTGCTGCCTCTGTGATACTCACTTGGAATCAAGAGATCACCTTCTTCTTCACTGTGAAATCAGTGAGCAGCTTTGGAACCTTGTCTTGCATCGCTTAGGGTATAGATCTTTCTACTTCCACACATGGACAGCTCTCTCAGAATGGCTCTCCATCAGTGATCAGACCTGCCCTCCTTTGCTCCGGAAACTGTCTGTTCATGCTGTGATATACAGTTTATGGACAGAACGTAACAGAAGACTGCACGATGGGACTGCAGTGACTCCAGCAACACTCTTTAAGCTGTTGGACCGCTTCATTCGAGACGCTCTTCTAGGACACAGGAAACAACGAGCATTCCAACCCCTCATGCGTCTTTGGCTGCAGTACGAGTAG